In one Cupriavidus taiwanensis genomic region, the following are encoded:
- a CDS encoding MerR family transcriptional regulator — protein sequence MSDKPSDRIALPPIPAKRYFTIGEVSELCAVKPHVLRYWEQEFTQLKPVKRRGNRRYYQHHEVLLIRRIRELLYEQGFTINGARNRLDEGRHHSAATPTAVSREAVEEKAPALSVDIAGLRNALVDVQHLLAQLREIAKHG from the coding sequence ATGTCGGACAAACCCAGCGACCGCATCGCGTTGCCGCCGATCCCGGCCAAGCGCTACTTCACCATCGGTGAGGTGAGCGAGCTGTGCGCGGTCAAGCCGCACGTGCTGCGCTACTGGGAACAGGAGTTCACGCAGCTCAAGCCGGTCAAGCGCCGCGGCAACCGCCGCTACTACCAGCACCATGAGGTCTTGCTGATCCGCCGCATCCGCGAGCTGCTCTACGAGCAGGGCTTTACCATCAACGGCGCGCGCAATCGCCTCGACGAAGGCCGTCATCACAGCGCGGCCACGCCAACGGCGGTATCGAGGGAAGCGGTCGAGGAAAAAGCGCCGGCATTGTCGGTCGACATCGCCGGCCTGCGCAATGCGCTGGTCGACGTTCAGCATCTGCTGGCACAGCTGCGCGAGATCGCGAAGCACGGATAA
- a CDS encoding DUF2188 domain-containing protein — translation MPAKNIHVVPLDNGWAIESEDGAGGRQLYATQEDAIAAGTEKARQLQAELLVHGRDGRIRMRNSFGNDPREIKG, via the coding sequence ATGCCGGCCAAGAACATCCACGTCGTTCCGCTCGACAACGGCTGGGCCATTGAATCCGAAGACGGCGCGGGCGGGCGCCAACTCTACGCGACGCAAGAAGACGCGATCGCCGCGGGCACCGAGAAAGCCCGGCAACTCCAGGCAGAACTGCTCGTCCACGGCCGCGATGGCCGCATCCGGATGCGCAACAGCTTTGGCAACGATCCTCGCGAGATCAAAGGCTGA
- a CDS encoding integration host factor subunit alpha — protein MNDRDANSMTAAALGEMSDRQASSLDDAMPDARATEVPTLTKAELAEMLFDQVGLNKRESKDMVEAFFDVIREALEQGDSVKLSGFGNFQLRDKPQRPGRNPKTGEVIPITARRVVTFHASQKLKGLVEERAGIAG, from the coding sequence ATGAATGATCGAGACGCGAATTCCATGACCGCTGCAGCACTGGGTGAGATGAGCGACCGGCAGGCATCCTCCCTTGACGATGCAATGCCGGACGCCCGCGCGACCGAAGTTCCCACGCTGACCAAGGCCGAGCTTGCCGAGATGCTGTTCGACCAGGTGGGCCTGAACAAGCGGGAGTCGAAGGACATGGTCGAGGCCTTCTTCGATGTCATCCGCGAAGCGCTGGAGCAGGGCGACAGCGTCAAGCTTTCCGGCTTCGGCAACTTCCAGTTGCGCGACAAGCCGCAGCGGCCCGGCCGCAATCCCAAGACCGGCGAAGTCATCCCGATTACCGCGCGCCGCGTGGTGACGTTCCACGCCAGCCAGAAGCTCAAGGGCCTGGTCGAAGAACGCGCCGGCATCGCCGGCTGA
- a CDS encoding MarR family transcriptional regulator, with translation MQPRPLEPSEPVVLALIDAVTAWQGALDQTLRASGLNYSQWLLLRAIRQGAFKRGLPLAGPMPLDAAQSETMLDELRRDGWIEYTATLAPRLAEGATARVQRTAQALSALHSVSVAAFNSQERAALASLLDRMKATLDGHTSRQARVVAEAPRQERHTQPLPCPGLPPVAHRPASSPGLAARF, from the coding sequence ATGCAGCCAAGACCCCTCGAACCCAGCGAGCCGGTTGTCCTTGCCCTGATTGATGCAGTCACCGCCTGGCAAGGTGCGTTGGACCAGACCCTGCGCGCCTCGGGCCTAAACTATTCCCAGTGGCTGCTGCTGCGGGCCATCCGCCAGGGTGCCTTCAAGCGCGGCTTGCCGCTGGCCGGTCCGATGCCGCTCGACGCGGCACAATCGGAGACCATGCTCGACGAACTGCGCCGCGACGGCTGGATCGAATACACCGCGACGCTGGCACCCCGCCTCGCGGAAGGCGCCACCGCGCGGGTACAACGCACCGCGCAGGCCCTGAGCGCGCTGCACAGCGTCTCGGTGGCGGCCTTCAATTCGCAGGAACGTGCCGCGCTGGCCAGCCTGCTGGACCGGATGAAAGCGACACTGGACGGCCACACCTCGCGCCAGGCCAGGGTCGTCGCCGAAGCCCCTCGCCAGGAACGGCACACGCAGCCGCTGCCTTGCCCCGGCCTGCCGCCGGTGGCGCATCGCCCCGCCTCCAGCCCCGGCCTCGCCGCGCGCTTCTGA
- the pheT gene encoding phenylalanine--tRNA ligase subunit beta has translation MQFSESWLRTFANPEKISTDALSHSLTMAGLEVEEVGPVAPPFDKVVVAHVLSTERHPNADRLNVCQVDAGTGETLQIVCGAPNVKPGIKVPCALVGAVLPPSEDGGKPFEIKVGKLRGVDSYGMLCSARELKLSEDHGGLMVLPEDAPVGQNIRQFLDLDDQVFVIKLTPNKADCLSIHGVAREVSALTGAALNLPDMTPVPVTIQDKLPVKVSAPDLCGRFSGRIIRGVNARAATPLWMVQRLERSGQRSVSALVDISNYVMLELGRPSHVFDLHKIHGGLDVRWGRKGEQIKLLNGNTIEVDEQVGVIADDKEIESLAGIMGGDSTAVTLDTTDIYLEAAFWWPAAIQGRSRRYNFSTDAGHRFERGVDYATTVEHIERITALILEICGGQAGPVDDHVVNLPVRKPVSLRVARAERVLGIELSPVAIADVFQRLQLTFTRAQGAAGEVFEVTPPSYRFDLEIEEDLIEEVARIYGFERIPARPPVAESEMRPTNEASRSTHVVRHAVAARDYQEVVNFAFVEEKWERDFAANDKPIRLLNPIASQLAVMRSTLIGGLVDKVRYNLNRKAARVRLFEVGRVFHRDAGVEDGGLTVAGYDQPMMAAGIAYGPAFEEQWGIVTRNVDFFDVKGDVEALFHPRVPRFEPVSHPALHPGRAARVLLDGKPVGVVGELHPRWLQEYELAHAPVLFELQLDALRGAGLPAYTEISKFPAAVRDLAVVVKQSVRVQDLLDSMRAALEKQGYGRFCQSLVLFDEFRPKGASTAIGADEKSLAFRVTLQDTGSTLQDETVDSAVRCMVDALTEAFQARLRG, from the coding sequence ATGCAATTCTCGGAATCCTGGCTTCGCACCTTCGCCAACCCTGAAAAGATCTCCACCGACGCGCTCTCGCACAGCCTGACCATGGCCGGCCTGGAAGTGGAAGAGGTGGGCCCGGTTGCGCCGCCGTTCGACAAGGTGGTGGTCGCGCACGTGCTGTCGACCGAGCGCCATCCCAACGCTGACCGCCTCAACGTATGCCAGGTCGACGCCGGCACCGGCGAGACCCTGCAGATCGTTTGCGGCGCGCCCAACGTCAAGCCCGGCATCAAGGTGCCGTGCGCGCTGGTGGGCGCGGTGCTGCCGCCATCGGAAGACGGCGGCAAGCCATTCGAGATCAAGGTCGGCAAGCTGCGTGGCGTCGACAGCTACGGCATGCTGTGCTCGGCGCGCGAACTGAAGCTGTCCGAGGACCACGGTGGCCTGATGGTGCTGCCGGAAGACGCGCCGGTCGGCCAGAACATCCGCCAATTCCTGGACCTGGACGACCAGGTCTTCGTCATCAAGCTGACGCCGAACAAGGCCGACTGCCTGTCGATCCACGGCGTGGCGCGCGAAGTGTCGGCGCTGACCGGTGCCGCGCTGAACCTGCCCGACATGACGCCGGTGCCGGTGACGATCCAGGACAAGCTGCCGGTCAAGGTGTCGGCACCGGACCTGTGCGGCCGCTTCTCCGGCCGCATCATCCGCGGCGTCAACGCGCGTGCCGCCACCCCGCTGTGGATGGTGCAGCGGCTGGAGCGCTCGGGCCAGCGCAGCGTGTCGGCGCTGGTCGATATCTCGAACTACGTGATGCTGGAGCTGGGCCGTCCGTCGCACGTATTTGACCTGCACAAGATCCACGGTGGGCTGGACGTGCGCTGGGGCCGCAAGGGCGAGCAGATCAAGTTGCTGAACGGCAATACCATCGAGGTCGACGAGCAGGTCGGGGTGATCGCCGATGACAAGGAGATCGAAAGCCTTGCCGGCATCATGGGCGGCGACAGCACCGCGGTCACGCTGGACACCACCGACATCTACCTCGAAGCCGCGTTCTGGTGGCCGGCCGCGATCCAGGGCCGCAGCCGCCGCTACAACTTCTCGACCGACGCCGGGCACCGCTTCGAGCGCGGCGTGGACTACGCCACCACGGTCGAGCATATTGAGCGCATCACCGCGCTGATCCTCGAGATCTGCGGTGGCCAGGCTGGCCCGGTGGACGACCACGTGGTCAACCTGCCGGTGCGCAAGCCGGTCAGCCTGCGCGTGGCGCGGGCCGAGCGCGTGCTCGGCATCGAGCTGTCGCCGGTGGCCATCGCCGACGTGTTCCAGCGCCTGCAGTTGACGTTCACGCGCGCGCAGGGCGCCGCGGGCGAAGTGTTCGAGGTCACGCCGCCGAGCTACCGCTTCGACCTCGAGATCGAGGAAGACCTGATCGAGGAAGTCGCGCGCATCTACGGTTTCGAGCGTATCCCGGCGCGCCCGCCGGTTGCCGAAAGCGAAATGCGCCCGACCAATGAGGCCAGCCGCTCCACCCACGTGGTGCGCCATGCCGTGGCCGCGCGCGACTACCAGGAGGTGGTCAACTTCGCCTTCGTCGAGGAGAAGTGGGAGCGCGACTTCGCTGCCAACGACAAGCCGATCCGCCTGCTGAACCCGATCGCCAGCCAGCTGGCAGTGATGCGTTCGACGCTGATCGGCGGGCTGGTCGACAAGGTGCGCTACAACCTGAACCGCAAGGCCGCGCGCGTGCGCCTGTTCGAAGTGGGCCGCGTGTTCCACCGCGACGCCGGGGTCGAGGATGGCGGTCTCACCGTGGCCGGCTATGACCAGCCGATGATGGCCGCGGGCATCGCCTACGGCCCGGCGTTCGAAGAGCAATGGGGCATCGTCACGCGCAACGTCGACTTCTTCGACGTGAAGGGCGATGTCGAGGCGCTGTTCCATCCGCGCGTGCCGCGCTTCGAGCCGGTCTCGCATCCGGCGCTGCATCCTGGCCGCGCCGCGCGCGTGCTGCTCGACGGCAAGCCCGTGGGCGTGGTTGGCGAACTGCATCCGCGCTGGCTGCAGGAATATGAACTGGCACATGCGCCGGTGCTGTTCGAATTGCAGCTCGACGCGCTGCGCGGCGCCGGCCTGCCGGCGTACACCGAGATCTCCAAGTTCCCGGCCGCCGTGCGTGACCTGGCCGTGGTCGTGAAGCAATCGGTACGCGTGCAGGACCTGCTCGACTCCATGCGCGCCGCGCTGGAAAAACAGGGCTATGGCCGCTTCTGCCAGAGCCTGGTGCTGTTCGACGAGTTCCGTCCCAAGGGCGCTTCCACGGCCATCGGCGCGGACGAGAAAAGCCTTGCGTTCCGGGTGACCTTGCAAGATACTGGGTCGACCCTCCAGGACGAGACCGTCGACAGCGCGGTGCGCTGCATGGTCGACGCGCTGACCGAAGCCTTCCAGGCGCGGCTGCGCGGCTGA
- a CDS encoding cupin domain-containing protein yields the protein MPDLSPTARQLIRALELRPHPEGGYYRETYRSEERVACQDGRTREACTAIHYMLGGSDYSAWHRIRSDELWHYHAGSPLDVHRIVDGTIVTQRLGDPLRHPGAAFQALVPGGQWFAAERVDTGAEDFALVGCTVAPAFQFSEFELASAATLAGLVRGHDMRWQRLLR from the coding sequence ATGCCAGACCTGAGCCCGACCGCACGCCAACTGATCCGCGCTCTCGAGCTGCGGCCACATCCGGAAGGCGGCTACTACCGCGAAACCTATCGCAGCGAGGAACGCGTCGCATGCCAGGACGGGCGCACGCGCGAAGCCTGCACCGCGATCCACTACATGCTTGGCGGCAGCGACTATTCCGCCTGGCACCGCATCCGCTCCGACGAGCTGTGGCACTACCACGCCGGCTCCCCGCTGGACGTGCACCGCATCGTCGACGGCACCATCGTCACCCAGCGCCTGGGCGACCCGCTGCGGCATCCCGGCGCGGCCTTCCAGGCGCTGGTGCCGGGTGGCCAGTGGTTTGCCGCCGAACGCGTGGACACTGGCGCCGAGGACTTTGCTCTGGTCGGCTGTACCGTGGCCCCCGCCTTCCAGTTCAGCGAGTTCGAACTGGCCAGCGCGGCGACGCTTGCCGGGCTCGTGCGCGGACATGACATGCGGTGGCAGCGGCTGCTCCGATAG
- a CDS encoding NAD-glutamate dehydrogenase, producing MPQENEDKVAHLLDELANFARGRLPAAMFSVVEPFLLHYYDQADAEDLLRREVADLYGAVMAHWQTAQKFTPGSARIRVYNPNLEEHGWHSDHTVVEIVNDDMPFLVDSVTMEINRQGLALHSAIHPVFRVWRGGTGIERIAPGGAGEAGDSSRLESFIHFEIDRTGESSRLDALRNGISQVLVDVRAAVEDWPRMCDITRATIGAMAQAPDAAAPESVEARAFLEWMMDNHFSFLGQRDYQLVARDGRYFLRGVAGSGAGILRESLREPDAEDLTPLPAAATAIIEGSSPIFVTKANSRATVHRPGYLDYVGVKLLDENGQLFGERRFVGLYTSTAYMAPIAEIPLVRRKCANILARAGFLAKGHLYKSLVTILEQYPRDELFQATEDELFDITTGILRLQEHQRTRLFVRRDRFDRFVSCLVFVPRDKYNTDLRQKIQKLLTAAFHGTSCEFTPLLSESPLARIQLTVRGEPGTMPKVDTQELEARIVHASRRWQDDLAEALHESHGEEQGNRLLQRYGGSFPAGYREDYPARTAVRDIELMEHALRGNGMAMNLYRPIEAAPGAFRFKVYRAGEPIALSLSLPMLEHLGVRVDEERPYLIEPDGGAPLWVHDFGLEIADGGGAAEFDIARVKALFEDAFARAWHGEIENDDLNRLVLRAELAARDVTILRAYARYLRQVGSTFSDAYIERALTGNAGIAAMLVALFVARFDTFSQIAADTARQARCDKLLADIGTALDKVPNLDEDRILRLFLGVINATVRTNYFHRGEDGQPRPYLSFKFNPALVPGLPEPRPMFEIWVYAPRVEGVHLRGGRVARGGLRWSDRREDFRTEVLGLMKAQMVKNTVIVPVGSKGGFVVKRPPPPGDRDAFLREGIACYQTFLRGLLDLTDNLVGGELVPPPEVVRHDDNDPYLVVAADKGTATFSDFANAISAEYGFWLGDAFASGGSVGYDHKKMGITARGAWESVKRHFREMGVDIQSTDFTVAGIGDMSGDVFGNGMLLSPHIRLVAAFDHRHVFLDPDPDPARSLQERARLFGLPRSSWADYDATLISAGGGIYPRTAKTIPLSPQVQAVLGITASALSPAELIHAILMAPVDLLYNGGIGTYVKSSQETHLQAGDRTNDAVRVNGNELRCKVVGEGGNLGFTQLGRIEFARRGGRINTDAIDNSAGVDCSDHEVNIKILLGLVVADGEMTEKQRNKLLAEMTDEVGLLVLQDNYYQTQALSVAGRSSGALLDGEARLVRWLERAGRLNRALEFLPSDEDIAERKLAGEGLTSPERAVLLAYSKMWLYDELLGSDLPEDTLVAGLLADYFPVPLRQRYGEAMQRHPLRREILSTHLTNMLVNRIGATFVHRIMEETDARPADIVRACLIARDVFGLTALWQEIDALDNRVADAEQARMFGLVALLLERACLWFIRYLRSGSSASEDLARFAQAAQWLGPRLPQLLPQADAAALAEHTRALTEAGVGETLATRVAGSEISAAALDIAEVAAACERSLDLVAGVYFALDSHLSFSWLRERALALPSDTHWDLLARTTTLDDLGRLKRALTVSVLSQAGDQASPEAMIDAWRASRHGALERFTRMLADQRASGAAGLSMLSVAVREIGMLERS from the coding sequence ATGCCGCAGGAGAACGAAGACAAGGTCGCGCACCTGCTGGACGAACTGGCCAACTTCGCGCGCGGGCGGCTGCCGGCGGCGATGTTCAGCGTGGTCGAGCCGTTCCTGCTGCATTATTACGACCAGGCCGACGCCGAAGACCTGCTGCGGCGGGAAGTGGCCGACCTGTACGGCGCCGTGATGGCGCACTGGCAGACGGCGCAGAAGTTCACCCCCGGCAGCGCCCGCATCCGCGTCTACAACCCCAACCTGGAAGAGCACGGCTGGCACTCCGACCACACCGTGGTCGAGATCGTCAACGACGACATGCCGTTCCTGGTCGACTCCGTGACCATGGAGATCAACCGCCAGGGCCTGGCGCTGCATTCGGCCATCCACCCGGTGTTCCGGGTCTGGCGCGGCGGCACCGGCATCGAGCGGATCGCCCCCGGCGGCGCCGGCGAGGCCGGCGACAGCTCGCGCCTGGAGTCCTTCATCCATTTCGAGATCGACCGCACGGGCGAATCGTCGCGCCTAGACGCCTTGCGCAACGGCATCTCGCAAGTGCTTGTCGACGTGCGCGCCGCGGTGGAAGACTGGCCCAGGATGTGCGACATCACGCGCGCCACCATCGGCGCGATGGCACAGGCGCCGGACGCGGCCGCGCCGGAAAGCGTCGAGGCGCGCGCCTTCCTGGAATGGATGATGGACAACCATTTCTCGTTTCTAGGACAGCGCGACTACCAGCTGGTGGCGCGCGACGGGCGCTACTTCCTGCGCGGCGTGGCCGGCTCCGGCGCCGGCATCCTGCGCGAAAGCCTGCGCGAGCCCGATGCCGAAGACCTGACCCCGCTGCCCGCGGCGGCCACCGCGATCATCGAAGGCAGTTCGCCGATCTTCGTGACCAAGGCCAATTCGCGCGCCACCGTGCACCGCCCCGGCTATCTCGACTACGTCGGCGTCAAGCTGCTCGACGAAAACGGCCAGCTGTTCGGCGAGCGGCGCTTCGTCGGCCTCTACACCTCGACCGCCTACATGGCGCCGATCGCCGAGATTCCGCTGGTGCGGCGCAAATGCGCCAACATCCTGGCGCGCGCCGGCTTCCTCGCCAAGGGCCACCTGTACAAGTCGCTGGTCACCATCCTGGAGCAATATCCGCGCGACGAACTGTTCCAGGCGACCGAGGACGAGCTGTTCGACATCACCACCGGCATCCTGCGGCTGCAGGAACACCAGCGCACGCGGCTGTTCGTGCGGCGCGACCGCTTCGACCGTTTTGTCTCGTGCCTGGTGTTCGTGCCGCGCGACAAGTACAACACCGACCTGCGCCAGAAGATCCAGAAGCTGCTGACCGCCGCCTTCCACGGCACCAGCTGCGAGTTCACGCCGTTGCTGTCGGAATCGCCGCTGGCGCGTATCCAGCTGACCGTGCGCGGCGAGCCCGGCACCATGCCCAAGGTCGACACGCAGGAGCTGGAGGCGCGCATCGTTCATGCCAGCCGCCGCTGGCAGGACGACCTCGCCGAGGCGCTGCACGAAAGCCACGGCGAAGAGCAAGGCAACCGGCTGCTGCAGCGCTATGGCGGCTCGTTCCCCGCCGGCTATCGCGAAGACTATCCGGCCCGCACCGCGGTGCGCGACATCGAGCTGATGGAGCATGCGCTGCGCGGCAACGGCATGGCGATGAACCTGTACCGGCCGATCGAGGCCGCGCCCGGCGCATTCCGCTTCAAGGTCTACCGCGCCGGCGAGCCGATCGCGCTGTCGCTGAGCCTGCCGATGCTGGAGCACCTGGGCGTGCGCGTCGATGAAGAGCGCCCCTACCTGATCGAGCCCGACGGCGGCGCACCGCTATGGGTGCACGACTTCGGGCTCGAGATCGCCGATGGCGGCGGCGCGGCGGAGTTCGACATCGCGCGCGTCAAGGCGCTGTTCGAGGATGCCTTCGCGCGCGCCTGGCACGGCGAGATCGAGAACGACGACCTCAACCGCCTGGTGCTGCGCGCCGAACTCGCCGCGCGCGACGTCACCATCCTGCGCGCCTACGCGCGCTACCTGCGCCAGGTGGGCTCCACCTTCAGCGACGCCTATATCGAACGCGCGCTGACCGGCAACGCCGGCATCGCCGCGATGCTGGTGGCGCTGTTCGTCGCGCGCTTCGACACCTTCAGCCAGATCGCCGCCGACACCGCGCGCCAGGCGCGCTGCGACAAGCTGCTGGCCGACATCGGCACGGCGCTGGACAAGGTCCCCAACCTCGACGAAGACCGCATCCTGCGGCTCTTCCTTGGCGTGATCAACGCCACCGTGCGCACCAATTATTTCCATCGCGGCGAGGATGGCCAGCCGCGTCCGTACCTGTCGTTCAAGTTCAATCCGGCCCTGGTGCCAGGCCTGCCGGAGCCGCGCCCGATGTTCGAGATCTGGGTCTACGCGCCGCGCGTGGAAGGTGTGCATTTGCGCGGCGGCCGCGTGGCGCGCGGCGGGCTGCGCTGGTCGGACCGGCGCGAGGACTTCCGCACCGAAGTGCTGGGCCTGATGAAGGCCCAGATGGTCAAGAACACGGTGATCGTGCCGGTCGGCTCCAAGGGCGGATTCGTGGTCAAGCGTCCGCCGCCCCCCGGCGACCGCGACGCCTTCCTGCGCGAAGGCATCGCCTGCTACCAGACCTTCCTGCGCGGGCTGCTGGACCTGACCGACAACCTCGTCGGCGGCGAGCTGGTGCCGCCGCCCGAGGTGGTGCGCCACGACGACAACGACCCTTACCTGGTGGTGGCCGCGGACAAGGGCACGGCCACGTTCTCGGACTTCGCCAATGCGATCTCGGCCGAGTACGGATTCTGGCTGGGCGATGCCTTCGCCTCCGGCGGCTCGGTCGGCTATGACCACAAGAAAATGGGCATCACCGCGCGCGGCGCGTGGGAATCGGTCAAGCGGCATTTCCGCGAGATGGGCGTCGACATCCAGTCCACCGACTTCACCGTGGCCGGCATCGGCGACATGTCGGGCGACGTGTTCGGCAACGGCATGCTGCTGTCGCCGCATATCCGGCTGGTGGCCGCGTTCGACCACCGCCACGTCTTCCTCGATCCCGATCCCGACCCCGCACGCAGCCTGCAGGAACGCGCGCGGCTGTTCGGGCTGCCGCGCTCGAGCTGGGCCGACTACGACGCCACGCTGATTTCCGCTGGCGGTGGCATCTACCCACGCACGGCCAAGACCATCCCGCTGTCGCCGCAAGTGCAGGCAGTACTCGGCATCACGGCGAGCGCGCTTTCTCCGGCCGAACTGATCCACGCCATCCTGATGGCGCCGGTGGACCTGCTCTACAACGGCGGCATCGGCACCTACGTCAAGTCGAGCCAGGAGACCCACCTGCAGGCCGGCGACCGCACCAACGACGCGGTGCGCGTCAATGGCAACGAACTGCGCTGCAAAGTAGTCGGCGAAGGCGGCAACCTCGGCTTTACCCAGCTGGGCCGCATCGAGTTCGCGCGCAGGGGCGGCCGCATCAACACCGATGCCATCGACAACTCGGCCGGCGTCGACTGCTCCGACCACGAGGTCAACATCAAGATCCTGCTGGGACTGGTGGTTGCCGACGGCGAGATGACCGAGAAGCAGCGCAACAAGCTGCTGGCCGAGATGACCGACGAAGTCGGCCTGCTGGTGCTGCAGGACAACTATTACCAAACCCAGGCGCTGTCGGTCGCGGGCCGCAGCAGCGGCGCGCTGCTCGACGGCGAGGCGCGCCTGGTGCGCTGGCTGGAACGTGCCGGGCGGCTCAACCGCGCGCTGGAATTCCTGCCGTCGGACGAAGACATTGCCGAGCGCAAGCTGGCCGGCGAAGGCCTGACCTCGCCCGAGCGCGCGGTGCTGCTGGCCTACAGCAAGATGTGGCTGTACGATGAACTGCTGGGCTCGGACTTGCCGGAAGACACGCTGGTCGCCGGCCTGCTTGCCGATTACTTCCCGGTGCCGCTGCGCCAGCGCTATGGCGAGGCCATGCAGCGCCATCCGCTGCGGCGCGAAATCCTGTCGACGCACCTGACCAATATGCTGGTCAACCGCATCGGCGCCACCTTCGTGCACCGGATCATGGAAGAAACCGATGCGCGACCCGCCGATATCGTGCGCGCCTGCCTGATCGCGCGCGATGTGTTCGGCCTGACCGCGCTGTGGCAGGAAATCGACGCGCTCGACAATCGCGTCGCCGACGCCGAGCAGGCGCGCATGTTTGGCCTGGTGGCGCTGCTGCTGGAGCGCGCGTGCCTGTGGTTCATCCGCTATCTGCGCAGCGGCAGCAGCGCCAGCGAAGACCTGGCGCGCTTTGCGCAGGCGGCACAGTGGCTGGGGCCGCGCTTGCCGCAACTATTGCCGCAGGCGGATGCTGCAGCGCTGGCGGAGCATACGCGCGCGCTGACCGAGGCGGGAGTGGGCGAGACGCTGGCCACGCGCGTGGCCGGCAGCGAGATTTCCGCCGCGGCGCTCGACATCGCGGAAGTGGCCGCGGCGTGCGAGCGCAGCCTGGACCTGGTCGCGGGGGTCTATTTCGCGCTGGACAGCCACCTCAGCTTCAGCTGGCTGCGCGAACGCGCGCTGGCGCTGCCATCGGACACGCACTGGGACCTGCTGGCACGCACCACCACGCTGGATGATCTGGGACGGCTCAAGCGCGCGCTGACGGTCAGCGTGCTGTCGCAGGCGGGGGATCAGGCCTCGCCGGAAGCGATGATCGACGCCTGGCGCGCCAGCCGCCACGGCGCGCTCGAACGCTTCACGCGCATGCTGGCGGACCAGCGCGCCTCGGGGGCGGCGGGCCTGTCGATGCTGTCGGTCGCGGTGCGCGAGATCGGCATGCTGGAGCGGAGCTAG